One Terriglobales bacterium genomic window, TGCCCATCGGCGCCATGGTCACGCTGCGCGGCGACCGCATGTACGAGTTCTTCGATCGCCTGGTCAACGTGGCCCTGCCCCGGGTGCGCGACTTCAAGGGCGTTTCCACCCGCTCCTTCGACGGCCGCGGCAACTACACCCTGGGCCTGCACGACCAGTTGATCTTCCCGGAGATCGACTATGCCAAGGTGGACAAGATGAAGGGCATGAACGTCACCATCGTGACCACGGCCAAGAGCGACCACGAAGCGCGCGCCCTGCTCAAGCAGTTGGGCATGCCCTTCCGGCCCCAGTAAGGCATCCGGAACAAGGAAAAACGACGCATGGCAACCACAGCAAAGCGAGTCAAGGACAAACGGAAACCCAAGTTCACGTCGCGGCGGCACAACCGCTGCAGCCTGTGCGGGCGCCCGCGCGGCTACCTACGCAAGTTCGGCATCTGCCGCCTCTGTTTCCGCGGGCTGGCCTTGCGCGGCGAGATCCCCGGGGTTTCCAAGTCGTCCTGGTAGCAAGGGGTTTCTCGTTCCAGAAACTGGAAACGAGAAACTAGCAACTGGTAACTGGTTTCACCGCCGCCGCAGGTTCCCCGGCTCGCCGGGGCGAACGGGCGGCGCAAGGAGATGTTGACGATGAATTTGACCGATCCGGTCGCAGATTTCCTGGCCCGCATCCGCAATGCGATCAAGGCCAGGCACCAGAAGCTGGATGTTCCCGCTTCCCGGCTGAAGCTGGAGATCGCCCGCATCCTCAAGGAGGAGGGCTACATCACCAACTTCAAGGCGGTGGAGGAGGGCGGGCACAAGGTCGTGCGCCTCTACCTGAAGTACGGGCCCAACGACGAGGCCGCCATCAGCAGCCTGATGCGCGTCTCCCGGCCCGGCTGCCGCGTCTACGTGGGGCGCAACGAGATCCCGCGCGTGCTGGGCGGCTTGGGCATCAACATCCTGACCACGCCCAAGGGCGTGATGACCGGCCGCCGCGCCCGCAAGGAAGGCGTGGGAGGCGAAGTGCTCTGCGAGATCTGGTAGCGGGACGAGGCTGAAGTCATGTCGAGAATTGGCAAGAAACCGATTGCGATCCCCAAGGGCGTGCAGGTCAGCCTGCAGGGTAACGTGGTGGCGGTGCAGGGCCCCAAGGGCAAGCTGGAGACCCGCCTGCCCCAGGGTGTCCGCATGGAGCAGAAGGACGGCAACCTGGTGGCGACCCGCGAGAACGATTCCCAGGCCGCCGTGCACGGGCTGGCGCGCGCCCTGGTCAACAACGCCGTCGAGGGCGTCACCAAGGGCTGGACCCGCGAACTGGAGATCGTCGGCATCGGCTATCGCGCCGAGATGAAGGGCAAGGGCATCGTGGTCTTCAGCCTGGGCTACTCGCATCCCATCGAGTACCCGCTGCCCTCCGGCATCGACGTGACCGTGGACGCCAAGCAGACCCGCCTCACCCTCACCGGCGTGGACCGGCAGAAGGTGGGGCAGGTAGCCGCCGAGATGCGCGGCCTGCGCCCCCCCGACCCCTACAAGAACAAGGGCGTGCGCTATGCCGGCGAGCGCCTCAAGAAGAAGGTCGGCAAGACGGGGGCGAAATGATCGCGTTTGCGTCTGAGCCCGGCGCGATCATCCCGAGCGTAGCGAGGGATCGGTAAGAAACGAGAACCTTCAGGGCTCGGCCCTGAGGAAACGTGGAAGAGAAGAGAGTATGCTGACACGACTTTCGAAGAACCAGACCCGGCAACGCATCCACGAGCGCATCCGCTCCAAGATCCTGGGCACGGCGGAGCGCCCGCGGCTGAGCGTCTACCGTTCCCTGAACCACATCTACGCCCAGCTCATCGACGACATGCAGGGCATCACCCTGGTCTCGGCCAACAGCGCCGAGGGGGGTGGCAAGGGCGCCAAGCGCGTGGGCGGCAACGTCGCCGCCGCCAAGGAAGTAGGCAAGAGGATCGCCGACCGCGCCAAGCAGAAGGGCGTGACCAAGGTGGTGTTCGACCGCGGCGGCTATCTCTATCATGGACGGGTCAAGGCCCTGGCCGACTCCGCCCGCGAGGCAGGTTTGCAGTTCTAGCCAAACAGGATTCGAGTGCAACGATGCCAACTGTGAAGAAACGGATCGACGCAGGCAGCTTCCAGCTCAAGGACCAGGTGGTCGCCATCAACCGCGTCACCAAGGTGGTCAAGGGAGGCAAGAACCTCTCCTTCGCCGCCCTGGTGGTGGTGGGCGACCCCGCCGCCGCGGTGGTGGGCTACGGCGCGGGCAAGGCCCGCGAGGTGCCCCAGGCCATCCGCAAGGGGATCGAAGCTGCCAAGAAGAACCTCATCCGGGTGAACCTCACCCAGACCACCATCCCGCACACCGTGCTGGGACGCTTCGGCTCCGGCATGGTGCTGCTCAAGCCCGCCCCCGAGGGCACGGGCGTGATCGCGGGCGGGGCGGTGCGCGCGGTCATGACCTCGGCGGGGGTGCAGAACGTGCTCACCAAGTCCATCGGCACCGCCAACCCGCACAACGTGGTCAAGGCCACCTTCGACGCCCTGCGCAAGCTGCGCGATCGCGGCGAGGTCGCCGCCCTGCGCGGCAAGCCCCTGGAGGAACTCTGAGCCATGAGCGCGCAAACAACAGCCGGTAAGAAGGCCACCCTCCGCATCCAGTGGGTGCGCTCCGCCATCGCCGCCCCCACCCAGCACAAGAAGATCGTGCGCGGGCTGGGCTTCACTCATCTGAACCAGATCGTGGAGCGCGAGGACACTCCCGCCATCCGCGGCATGGTCAACAAGGTCCCGCACCTGGTCGAGATCCTGCGCTGAGGTCGACTTTATGAACCTGTCCACGATTCGAGCACCCAGGAAGGCGTCGGAGAAGCGCAAGCGCGTGGGCCGCGGCATGGGCTCGGGCATGGGCAAGACTTCGACCCGCGGCCACAAGGGCCAGCGCTCCCGCTCCGGCTCGCGCATGATGCGCGGCTTCGAAGGCGGCCAGATGCCCCTGCACCGCCGCATTCCCAAGCGCGGCTTCGTCAACATCTTCCGCAAGGAGTACGCCATCATCAATCTGGAGCGCATCGCCGCCCTGGGCGAGAAGACGGTGACCCCGGAGGTGCTGCTCCAGGCCGGCCTGCTGGCCCGTGCCGGCGAGCCCTACAAGATCCTGGGCGACGGGGAATTGAAGTCCGCCGTCACCGTGCACGCCCACAAGTTCTCCAAGTCGGCCCAGGAGAAGATCACCAAGGCCGGCGGCAAGGTGGAGACGCTGGGCGGGCGTGAGGCCGAGCCACGCGACGCCGGGAGTCCGCCGTCGAAAGCCCGAGCCAAGCGAGGGGCCTCCGAGCCGAAGGCGTAGCCATGATCGAGAAGTTCACCAACATCTTCCGCATCCCCGACCTGCGCAAGCGCGTGCTCTTCACCATGGCGCTGCTGGCGGTCTATCGCTTGGGCGGGCACATTCCCACCCCCGGCATCAATGCGGACAAGCTGGAGCAGTTCTTCGACCAGAGCCGCGGCACCGTCTTCGGCTTCATCGATCTGTTCGCCGGCGGCAACCTGCGCCGCCTCACCGTCTTCGCCCTGGGCATCATGCCCTACATCACCGCCTCCATCATCCTGCAGTTGCTCACGGTGGTGTACGAGCCCCTGGCCAAGCTGCAGAAGGAGGGCGAGCTGGGGCGCAAGAAGATCACCCAGTGGACGCGCTACCTCACCGTGCTGCTGAGTGCGGTGCAGTCGCTGGGCATCGCCTACGCTTTGCAGCGCGGCGGCGAGGGCTACGTCAACAATCCCGGCCTCGGCTTCGTGCTCATGACCATGATCACCCTGACCGCGGGCAGCGTCTTCGTGATGTGGCTGGGCGAGCAGATCACCGAGCGCGGCGTGGGCAACGGCATGTCGCTGTTGATCTTCGCCGGCATCGTGGTGGGCCTGCCCCGCGGCATCGCCGACCTGTGGGACAAGATCAACACCAAGGCCTGGGGCGCCTTCACCCCGGCGGCCATGATCATCCTGATCGTGGGCATGATCGCGGTGGTGGCCTTCATCGTCTTCGTGGAGCGCAGCGAGCGCCGCATCCCGGTGCAGTACGCCAAGCGCGTGGTGGGACGCAAGGTCATGGGCGGGCAGTCCACCTTCCTGCCCCTGCGCGTGAACGCCGGCGGCGTCATGCCCGTCATCTTCGCCTCCTCCATCCTCACCTTCCCGCAGACGGCCGGCTACTTCCTGCACAACAGCAAGATCTTCGGCCCGGTGCTGGACGCGCTGCGCTGGGGCGAACCCCTCTACACTTTGCTCTACGCCATCGGCATCATCTTCTTCGCCTATTTCTACGTGTCCATCGTCTTCAACCCCAACGAGGTGGCCGACAACATGCGCAAGTACGGGGGCTTCATTCCTGGCATCCGCCCCGGCAAGCGCACCTCCGACCACATCAACGAGATCCTGACCCGCATCACCCTGGTGGGCGCCCTCTATCTCATCCTCATCTCCTTCATTCCGGAGTGGATGATCACCGGCATCCACCTCAACCACCTGCCCTGGTGGCTGGGCGGCACCTTCTTCGAGCGCTTGCCTGCCTGGATCACCGGCGGCCTGGGGGTACAGTTCTATTTCGGCGGCACCTCCTTGCTGATCGTG contains:
- the secY gene encoding preprotein translocase subunit SecY, which translates into the protein MIEKFTNIFRIPDLRKRVLFTMALLAVYRLGGHIPTPGINADKLEQFFDQSRGTVFGFIDLFAGGNLRRLTVFALGIMPYITASIILQLLTVVYEPLAKLQKEGELGRKKITQWTRYLTVLLSAVQSLGIAYALQRGGEGYVNNPGLGFVLMTMITLTAGSVFVMWLGEQITERGVGNGMSLLIFAGIVVGLPRGIADLWDKINTKAWGAFTPAAMIILIVGMIAVVAFIVFVERSERRIPVQYAKRVVGRKVMGGQSTFLPLRVNAGGVMPVIFASSILTFPQTAGYFLHNSKIFGPVLDALRWGEPLYTLLYAIGIIFFAYFYVSIVFNPNEVADNMRKYGGFIPGIRPGKRTSDHINEILTRITLVGALYLILISFIPEWMITGIHLNHLPWWLGGTFFERLPAWITGGLGVQFYFGGTSLLIVVGVAMDTVNQVESQLIMRHYDGFTSKGRIRGRRIW
- the rpmD gene encoding 50S ribosomal protein L30; its protein translation is MSAQTTAGKKATLRIQWVRSAIAAPTQHKKIVRGLGFTHLNQIVEREDTPAIRGMVNKVPHLVEILR
- the rplR gene encoding 50S ribosomal protein L18; the encoded protein is MLTRLSKNQTRQRIHERIRSKILGTAERPRLSVYRSLNHIYAQLIDDMQGITLVSANSAEGGGKGAKRVGGNVAAAKEVGKRIADRAKQKGVTKVVFDRGGYLYHGRVKALADSAREAGLQF
- the rplO gene encoding 50S ribosomal protein L15, which translates into the protein MNLSTIRAPRKASEKRKRVGRGMGSGMGKTSTRGHKGQRSRSGSRMMRGFEGGQMPLHRRIPKRGFVNIFRKEYAIINLERIAALGEKTVTPEVLLQAGLLARAGEPYKILGDGELKSAVTVHAHKFSKSAQEKITKAGGKVETLGGREAEPRDAGSPPSKARAKRGASEPKA
- the rpsE gene encoding 30S ribosomal protein S5 → MPTVKKRIDAGSFQLKDQVVAINRVTKVVKGGKNLSFAALVVVGDPAAAVVGYGAGKAREVPQAIRKGIEAAKKNLIRVNLTQTTIPHTVLGRFGSGMVLLKPAPEGTGVIAGGAVRAVMTSAGVQNVLTKSIGTANPHNVVKATFDALRKLRDRGEVAALRGKPLEEL
- the rplF gene encoding 50S ribosomal protein L6 codes for the protein MSRIGKKPIAIPKGVQVSLQGNVVAVQGPKGKLETRLPQGVRMEQKDGNLVATRENDSQAAVHGLARALVNNAVEGVTKGWTRELEIVGIGYRAEMKGKGIVVFSLGYSHPIEYPLPSGIDVTVDAKQTRLTLTGVDRQKVGQVAAEMRGLRPPDPYKNKGVRYAGERLKKKVGKTGAK
- the rpsH gene encoding 30S ribosomal protein S8, which translates into the protein MNLTDPVADFLARIRNAIKARHQKLDVPASRLKLEIARILKEEGYITNFKAVEEGGHKVVRLYLKYGPNDEAAISSLMRVSRPGCRVYVGRNEIPRVLGGLGINILTTPKGVMTGRRARKEGVGGEVLCEIW
- a CDS encoding type Z 30S ribosomal protein S14; this translates as MATTAKRVKDKRKPKFTSRRHNRCSLCGRPRGYLRKFGICRLCFRGLALRGEIPGVSKSSW